One window of Campylobacter sp. RM12651 genomic DNA carries:
- a CDS encoding UDP-N-acetylglucosamine--N-acetylmuramyl-(pentapeptide) pyrophosphoryl-undecaprenol N-acetylglucosamine transferase: MIAITGGGTGGHLAVAKAVSKELDEFVYIGSTKGQDSLWFEGSNCYFLKSSGFVNQGILGKIKVLFSLIALVFECLKIFKKHKITCVLSVGGYSSVPASIAAIISFKALIIHEQNSKMGLANRLTKPFAKRFFSAYEKEFCPYPVQEKFALNKRKRTEIKTILIIGGSQGARFLNDFALELYPELLKLNIKLIHQCGAKEYDKYEKAYEKYEIKPTLIGFSKEIDKYMQEADFAISRAGASASFELINIALPTLFVPYKYAYKNHQYFNALHLVENKLAFICEEKNLNKEFVLNLLKTNALEYANNLYEYENVNGAKFLANVLKEY; the protein is encoded by the coding sequence ATGATAGCAATTACTGGTGGTGGAACAGGCGGGCATTTAGCAGTAGCTAAAGCTGTGTCAAAAGAATTAGATGAGTTTGTTTATATAGGTAGCACTAAAGGACAAGATAGTTTATGGTTTGAAGGTAGCAATTGCTATTTTTTAAAAAGTAGTGGTTTTGTAAATCAAGGAATTTTAGGCAAGATTAAAGTTTTATTTTCTTTAATAGCTTTAGTATTTGAATGCCTTAAAATATTTAAAAAGCATAAAATTACTTGTGTTTTAAGCGTTGGTGGATATTCAAGTGTGCCTGCTAGTATAGCTGCAATTATTAGTTTTAAAGCACTAATAATTCACGAACAAAACTCAAAAATGGGTCTTGCAAATCGCCTTACAAAACCATTTGCTAAAAGGTTTTTTTCAGCTTATGAAAAAGAGTTTTGCCCTTACCCTGTGCAAGAAAAATTTGCACTCAATAAAAGAAAAAGAACCGAAATTAAAACGATTTTAATAATAGGTGGCTCTCAAGGAGCTAGATTTTTGAATGATTTTGCATTAGAGCTTTATCCTGAATTATTAAAATTAAATATTAAATTAATTCATCAATGTGGTGCTAAAGAGTATGATAAATACGAAAAAGCGTATGAGAAATACGAAATTAAACCAACACTAATAGGTTTTTCAAAAGAGATTGATAAATATATGCAAGAAGCTGATTTTGCTATTAGTAGAGCAGGTGCTAGTGCTAGTTTTGAGCTAATAAATATAGCTTTGCCAACACTTTTTGTGCCGTATAAATATGCTTATAAAAATCATCAATATTTTAATGCCTTGCATTTAGTAGAAAACAAACTAGCATTTATTTGTGAAGAAAAGAATTTAAATAAAGAATTTGTATTGAATTTGCTTAAAACAAATGCCTTAGAATATGCTAATAATTTATATGAATATGAAAATGTAAATGGTGCTAAATTCTTAGCAAATGTTTTAAAGGAATATTGA
- a CDS encoding GDSL-type esterase/lipase family protein — MRIIIYLSIVIFFSSCSYVDSLFIKEIKTDKIYKSPKISQKSQNEILVSKEAKVKTNLVNFQPDKPKEIQVKPKSNLLIPYKKIAFIGDSHLASDYIPEYFRKALNIHSLGFVPAILPKWHNQYLADYNNLGFNVEYLINTKTNLSFGGINANCNAKCEININLKFKANNVEYLEFKSGIWNIKNYQKNTNQINFSTTANKIGGFITNNSSYIDNLGINGASIFNYSRIDYNLAKSVAKKLDYDLIIFSFGTNESVSNKINQENFINNYLNIIELFKTKKSKIILLIPPEPTLFVNKNYVKGENNALVKTLIKQVAKTSGVYIFDIDNLMQKEGGKIAWINDKKSLKNTHLTKSGYEYVAFRLLEFLKITKE, encoded by the coding sequence ATGAGAATTATTATTTATCTTAGTATAGTTATATTTTTTTCATCTTGTAGTTATGTGGATAGTTTATTTATAAAAGAGATAAAAACAGATAAGATTTATAAATCCCCTAAAATATCTCAAAAAAGCCAAAATGAAATTCTTGTAAGCAAAGAAGCAAAAGTTAAAACAAATTTAGTTAATTTTCAGCCTGATAAACCAAAAGAAATCCAAGTAAAACCTAAAAGCAATCTTTTAATTCCTTATAAAAAAATAGCATTTATAGGAGATTCTCATTTAGCAAGTGATTATATTCCCGAATATTTTAGAAAGGCTTTAAATATTCACTCTTTAGGATTTGTTCCTGCGATTTTACCTAAATGGCACAATCAGTATTTAGCAGATTATAATAATTTAGGATTTAATGTAGAGTATTTGATAAATACAAAAACTAATTTAAGTTTTGGTGGAATTAATGCAAATTGCAATGCAAAATGTGAAATTAATATAAATCTTAAATTCAAGGCTAATAATGTTGAGTATTTAGAATTTAAATCAGGAATTTGGAATATAAAAAATTATCAAAAAAATACAAATCAGATTAATTTTTCTACAACGGCAAATAAAATCGGTGGTTTTATTACTAATAATTCTAGTTATATTGATAATTTAGGTATTAATGGAGCTAGTATTTTTAATTATTCAAGAATAGATTATAACTTAGCTAAAAGTGTTGCTAAGAAATTAGATTATGATTTAATAATTTTTTCTTTTGGCACAAATGAGAGTGTGTCAAATAAGATTAATCAAGAGAATTTCATTAATAACTATTTAAATATTATAGAACTTTTCAAAACAAAAAAATCAAAAATAATATTATTAATCCCGCCAGAACCAACATTATTTGTGAATAAAAACTATGTTAAAGGAGAGAATAATGCTTTAGTAAAAACTTTAATCAAACAAGTGGCAAAGACAAGTGGTGTTTATATTTTTGATATAGATAATTTAATGCAAAAAGAAGGGGGAAAAATTGCTTGGATAAATGATAAAAAATCATTAAAAAATACACATCTTACTAAGTCGGGCTATGAGTATGTAGCATTTAGGTTATTAGAGTTTTTAAAGATTACAAAGGAATAA
- a CDS encoding FtsW/RodA/SpoVE family cell cycle protein — MIKTHLRIFEIVLILMMFSIVFVFSMGFFNYGGQKSPYGFLFSQTLFAIVGVLIIFTFQLISEKACYRILYVILGCSVLACFVLPFLPASLVVETKGARRWIRLFGFSIAPLEFVKISFIAFLAFTYSRKIDENKRKFLQDLRLLAPTIAIYCFIFGYAYITQNDLGQCVVTAVTLFIMALAAGVRFRNILYLFLAAIAAGISLIAYNPRRLERGLEWWGSIQDFVLPIFPESIQESLKIAHSSEPYQISHSLNAITNGDLLGQGFGLGVFKLGFLSEVHTDFILSGIAEEIGFLGFLFVSLLFGFLIASVLKLSTYMKNKQNYLFCIGYGVCIMATFLMNIGGIISLIPLKGIAVPFLSYGGSSMLANSIAIGILLSIFKNTGENINLENKE; from the coding sequence TTGATTAAAACCCATTTAAGAATTTTTGAAATAGTGCTAATACTTATGATGTTTAGCATAGTTTTTGTTTTTTCTATGGGTTTTTTTAACTATGGGGGACAAAAATCTCCTTATGGTTTTTTATTTTCTCAAACCCTTTTTGCGATTGTTGGAGTGCTTATTATTTTTACCTTTCAATTAATTAGCGAAAAGGCTTGTTATAGAATTTTATATGTTATTTTAGGTTGCAGTGTTTTAGCTTGTTTTGTCTTACCATTTTTACCTGCTTCGTTAGTTGTTGAAACTAAAGGAGCTAGAAGATGGATTAGGCTTTTTGGTTTTTCCATTGCACCATTAGAATTTGTAAAAATTTCTTTTATAGCTTTTTTGGCTTTTACATATTCAAGAAAGATTGATGAAAATAAAAGAAAATTTTTACAAGATTTGCGATTATTAGCTCCAACTATAGCTATATATTGTTTTATTTTTGGCTATGCTTATATTACTCAAAATGACTTAGGACAATGTGTTGTAACTGCTGTTACATTGTTTATTATGGCATTAGCTGCTGGGGTTAGATTTAGAAATATTTTATATTTATTTTTAGCTGCAATTGCTGCTGGAATTTCATTAATAGCTTATAATCCTAGAAGACTTGAAAGAGGGCTTGAGTGGTGGGGTAGTATTCAAGATTTTGTTTTACCAATTTTCCCTGAAAGCATTCAAGAAAGTCTTAAAATAGCCCATTCAAGTGAGCCTTATCAAATATCACATAGTTTAAATGCTATTACAAATGGAGATTTATTAGGGCAAGGATTTGGATTAGGGGTTTTTAAATTAGGATTTTTAAGTGAGGTTCATACTGATTTTATTTTATCAGGCATTGCCGAAGAAATAGGATTTTTAGGATTTTTGTTTGTTTCTTTATTGTTTGGTTTTTTAATAGCTTCGGTATTAAAACTATCAACTTATATGAAAAATAAGCAAAATTATTTGTTTTGTATAGGCTATGGTGTTTGTATTATGGCTACTTTTTTAATGAATATTGGTGGAATTATTTCTTTAATTCCTTTAAAAGGAATTGCAGTGCCATTTTTAAGCTATGGGGGTAGCTCTATGTTGGCTAATTCTATAGCTATTGGAATATTATTAAGTATTTTTAAAAATACAGGAGAAAATATTAATTTGGAAAATAAAGAATGA
- a CDS encoding MBOAT family O-acyltransferase, giving the protein MSFFSVEFLILIFIFFIVFNLLGKNKQNALLLGFNILILYLFNPYCLLVVLVFSFFIHFFALSVYVRNSKNIFYTAIFFIVLNLCIFKYYSSIKDSVDYVLSYFDIMIADIIFPLGLSFYTFNAITYIVWVYKEKQEPVGYLTLFTYLSFFATFVSGPIFRYVDFIKQFNTLKRFKHKDLILANLLFALVKVFLILPIVDKYFYAFLNDLNNLSFLGLLNCFYLYSIKLYLDFSAYINLVSAFALMIGFKLPKNFNNPFKARNIQDFWKRWHISLSSFIRDYIYIPLGGNRVNRTSLNIIIAFVISGIWHGNSYNFALWGLAHALGLIFISLFSYRFNKFVASFITFTYISIVWSFFYFVSFDEVREYFSFFLKFNFIDKREIYIFLVVFVLFIINFYSKNHLALVVNILRHLNIFIKIIVINLVLLIVFIYMPSGIPNFIYAGF; this is encoded by the coding sequence TTGAGCTTTTTTTCTGTTGAGTTTTTAATATTAATATTTATATTTTTCATTGTATTTAATTTGCTAGGCAAAAATAAGCAAAATGCTTTATTGTTAGGGTTTAATATACTAATACTATATTTATTTAATCCTTATTGCTTATTAGTAGTGCTTGTTTTTAGCTTTTTTATTCATTTTTTTGCTTTGAGCGTTTATGTTAGGAATTCTAAAAATATCTTTTATACTGCTATATTTTTTATAGTGTTAAATCTATGTATATTCAAATATTATTCAAGTATTAAAGATAGTGTTGATTATGTTCTAAGCTATTTTGATATTATGATTGCTGATATAATTTTTCCTTTAGGGCTTAGTTTTTATACTTTTAATGCAATTACTTATATTGTTTGGGTTTATAAAGAAAAACAAGAGCCAGTTGGTTATTTAACGCTTTTTACTTATCTTAGTTTTTTTGCTACTTTTGTTAGTGGTCCTATATTTAGATATGTTGATTTTATTAAGCAATTTAATACTTTAAAACGCTTTAAACACAAGGATTTAATACTAGCTAATTTATTGTTTGCTTTAGTAAAAGTATTTTTGATTTTACCTATTGTTGATAAGTATTTTTACGCATTTTTAAATGATTTAAATAATTTAAGTTTTTTAGGTTTATTAAATTGTTTTTACTTGTATTCAATCAAATTATATTTAGATTTTAGTGCTTATATTAATTTAGTTTCTGCATTTGCTTTAATGATTGGCTTTAAATTGCCTAAGAATTTTAATAATCCATTTAAAGCTAGAAACATTCAAGATTTTTGGAAAAGATGGCATATTAGTTTATCAAGTTTTATTCGTGATTATATTTATATTCCACTTGGTGGAAATAGGGTAAATAGAACAAGTTTAAATATTATTATTGCCTTTGTTATTTCGGGTATTTGGCACGGAAATTCGTATAATTTTGCTTTATGGGGTTTAGCTCACGCTTTAGGGCTGATTTTTATTTCTTTATTTTCTTATAGGTTTAATAAATTTGTAGCTTCATTTATAACTTTTACTTATATTAGCATTGTTTGGAGCTTTTTTTATTTTGTGAGTTTTGATGAGGTTAGAGAATATTTTTCATTTTTCTTGAAATTTAATTTCATTGATAAAAGAGAAATTTATATATTTTTAGTAGTATTTGTTTTATTTATAATTAATTTTTATTCTAAAAACCACTTAGCATTGGTTGTAAATATTTTAAGACACTTAAATATTTTTATAAAAATTATTGTAATTAATCTAGTTTTATTAATTGTGTTTATTTATATGCCAAGTGGAATTCCTAACTTTATATATGCAGGGTTTTAA
- a CDS encoding acetolactate synthase large subunit: protein MITGAKMICEALKLEGVEVVFGYPGGAALNIYDELYKQNDFKHVLVRHEQGAAHAADGYARASGKVGVAIVTSGPGFTNTLTGIATAYADSIPMVLISAQVANSLIGTDAFQEIDAVGMSRPCVKHSYLVKTIEELPRVLKEAFFIARSGRPGPVHIDIPKDITAIKGEFKYPSEVNMKTYKPTYKGNPRQIKRLASALMEAKKPLLYIGGGCISSNSSEAIRKFVEKTKVPAVCTLMGLGVLEHDNPYNLRMAGMHGSYRANMAMSECDLLISLGARFDDRITGKTSEFAKLAKIAHIDIDPTSISKIIKADFPIVGDVGSVISDLLDEVKEFEFDLSTWHSVLDRHESLYPSFSYEDSDEILKPQWVINECAKITPNANIITDVGQHQMWVAQFFKFNEPRRLSTSGGLGTMGYSIPAALGVAFAKNNEVVLNFAGDGSFLMNIQELMTLTAERKKVINIILNNAYLGMVRQWQTRFYNERYSETNLEDVQPDYEMLARSFGCDSFRVKSKDEFIKAYHECLKSPRTCVIDVVISRFEDVLPMVPAGAAIYNMILPQKLITKDSK from the coding sequence ATGATTACAGGTGCAAAGATGATTTGTGAAGCTTTAAAGCTAGAAGGTGTTGAAGTAGTTTTTGGTTATCCTGGTGGAGCAGCTTTAAATATCTATGATGAATTGTATAAGCAAAATGATTTTAAACATGTTTTAGTTCGTCACGAACAAGGTGCAGCTCACGCAGCAGATGGCTATGCAAGGGCTAGTGGTAAAGTTGGAGTTGCTATTGTTACAAGTGGTCCAGGATTTACAAATACTTTAACAGGGATTGCTACAGCTTATGCTGATAGTATTCCTATGGTTTTAATTTCAGCTCAAGTTGCAAATTCACTAATAGGAACTGATGCGTTCCAAGAAATTGATGCAGTTGGAATGAGTAGGCCTTGTGTAAAGCATTCTTATTTAGTAAAAACTATTGAAGAATTACCAAGAGTTTTAAAAGAAGCTTTTTTTATAGCAAGAAGTGGTCGTCCAGGGCCTGTTCATATTGATATTCCAAAGGATATTACAGCTATTAAAGGCGAATTTAAATATCCTAGTGAAGTAAATATGAAAACATATAAGCCAACTTATAAAGGCAATCCAAGACAAATTAAACGCCTAGCAAGTGCTTTAATGGAAGCTAAAAAACCACTTTTATATATAGGTGGTGGTTGTATTAGTTCAAATTCTAGTGAGGCTATCCGTAAATTTGTAGAAAAAACTAAAGTTCCTGCGGTTTGCACTTTAATGGGTTTAGGGGTATTAGAACACGATAATCCGTATAATCTAAGAATGGCAGGAATGCACGGAAGTTATAGAGCTAATATGGCTATGAGTGAATGTGATTTATTAATTTCATTAGGTGCTAGATTTGATGATAGAATTACAGGTAAAACTAGCGAGTTTGCAAAATTAGCAAAAATTGCTCATATTGATATTGACCCAACTTCAATTTCTAAAATCATTAAAGCTGATTTTCCTATCGTTGGAGATGTTGGTAGTGTTATTAGCGATCTTTTAGATGAGGTAAAAGAATTTGAATTTGATTTATCAACTTGGCATAGTGTTTTAGATAGACACGAGAGTTTATATCCATCATTTAGCTATGAAGATAGCGATGAAATCTTAAAACCACAATGGGTAATTAATGAATGTGCGAAAATTACTCCTAATGCAAATATTATTACCGATGTAGGGCAACACCAAATGTGGGTAGCACAATTTTTTAAATTCAATGAGCCAAGAAGACTTAGTACAAGTGGTGGTTTAGGAACTATGGGATATTCAATTCCTGCTGCTTTAGGAGTTGCATTTGCAAAAAATAATGAAGTAGTTCTTAATTTTGCTGGCGATGGTTCGTTTTTGATGAATATTCAAGAATTAATGACGCTAACTGCAGAGCGTAAAAAAGTAATTAATATTATTTTAAATAATGCTTATTTAGGAATGGTTCGCCAATGGCAAACTAGATTTTATAATGAAAGATATTCAGAAACTAATCTTGAAGATGTGCAACCTGATTATGAAATGTTAGCAAGAAGTTTTGGCTGTGATAGTTTTAGAGTAAAGAGCAAAGATGAGTTTATTAAAGCATATCACGAATGTTTAAAAAGCCCTAGAACTTGCGTGATTGATGTTGTTATTTCAAGATTTGAAGATGTTTTACCAATGGTTCCAGCAGGTGCTGCAATTTATAATATGATATTACCACAAAAATTAATCACAAAGGATAGCAAATGA
- the ilvN gene encoding acetolactate synthase small subunit translates to MRRALSVIVENQHGVLSRVVGLFSGRGYNIDSLTVAPIAGTEFSRINIITSGDEAVFEQITKQLHKLISTYKVFEDCEFVERECVLVKINIDQNLAGLDSLLKGYNGTIAHSNDEYMTICVNDTSDRVDNFLKTIKKYNPKDCARSGVVLMEN, encoded by the coding sequence ATGAGAAGGGCGTTAAGCGTTATTGTAGAAAACCAACACGGGGTTTTAAGTAGAGTAGTAGGGTTATTTTCTGGTCGTGGTTATAATATAGATAGCTTAACTGTTGCTCCTATTGCAGGGACAGAGTTTTCAAGAATTAATATAATTACAAGTGGAGATGAAGCTGTGTTTGAGCAAATTACTAAACAACTTCACAAATTAATTTCTACTTATAAAGTTTTTGAAGATTGCGAATTTGTTGAGCGTGAATGTGTTTTGGTAAAAATCAATATAGACCAAAATCTAGCTGGTCTTGATAGTTTATTAAAAGGCTATAATGGAACAATAGCTCACTCAAATGATGAATATATGACAATTTGCGTAAATGATACTAGCGATAGAGTGGATAATTTTTTAAAGACAATTAAAAAATACAATCCTAAAGATTGTGCTAGAAGCGGCGTTGTTTTGATGGAAAATTAA
- a CDS encoding DUF459 domain-containing protein, translated as MREFILIIISSSIIFISLFNDSLKEYYEVNYHKNIDLDFVFFKKSNEFKEYLEYNVFFTKVKEIKPQISNENNNKIKVFHKCYLDTLYMIKLIAKQEIHNNQKLVLSKNNGVILLGDSLMQGVGLSICNSLKKQNIKCENLAKQSTGLLRKKYYDYAKVLKSSLQESAIKNVVILVGVNDLWNANENNKVLKFGDSEWKSFYTKRIDELVKITRDYNANIFWYELPVVKNDEQNEKIKILNEVFYELAKKNNYQFIKLDSVLTEHFDFYIKIDGKSKRIRSNDGIHFTPLGYELISQDFFKTVEIQ; from the coding sequence ATGAGAGAATTTATTTTAATAATTATTAGTTCAAGCATTATTTTTATTAGCTTATTTAACGACTCTTTAAAAGAATATTATGAAGTAAATTATCATAAAAATATAGATTTAGATTTTGTATTTTTTAAAAAAAGCAATGAATTTAAAGAATACCTAGAATACAATGTGTTTTTTACAAAGGTAAAAGAAATAAAACCACAAATAAGCAATGAAAACAATAATAAAATAAAGGTATTTCATAAATGCTATCTTGATACTTTATATATGATTAAGCTAATTGCTAAGCAAGAAATTCACAATAATCAAAAATTAGTTTTAAGTAAAAATAATGGAGTAATTTTATTAGGCGATAGTTTAATGCAAGGTGTTGGGCTAAGTATATGCAATTCTTTAAAAAAACAAAATATTAAATGTGAGAATTTAGCAAAGCAAAGCACAGGATTACTTAGGAAAAAATACTATGATTATGCAAAGGTTTTAAAATCTTCTTTACAAGAAAGTGCGATTAAAAATGTAGTAATTTTAGTAGGTGTAAATGATTTATGGAATGCTAATGAAAACAACAAGGTATTAAAATTTGGCGATAGTGAATGGAAGAGTTTTTATACAAAAAGAATTGATGAACTTGTAAAAATTACAAGAGATTATAACGCTAATATTTTTTGGTATGAATTACCTGTAGTTAAAAACGATGAGCAAAATGAAAAAATAAAAATATTAAATGAAGTATTTTATGAATTGGCTAAAAAAAATAATTATCAATTTATAAAATTAGATTCTGTATTAACCGAGCATTTTGATTTTTATATCAAGATAGATGGCAAAAGCAAAAGGATTAGGTCAAATGATGGCATACACTTTACTCCACTTGGGTATGAGTTGATTTCACAAGATTTTTTTAAAACAGTTGAAATACAATGA
- a CDS encoding solute carrier family 23 protein — protein MKDELIYKLEDRPPFVRAVLAALVHLLAMFVAVITPSLLIGKELGLSPENATRIISMSLFASGVAGFIQMMTLKVGKFQIGSGLLSVQGTSFNFVSAIITGGLVLRNQNLSDAEILAAIFGTLMLCSITEMLVSISLKYVKRIISNLVCGIVVMIIGLTLISAGLISAGGGFASMSKDIPANLQFASLENLALSGVVLLSIVVFNSFKKPIFRVGALFFSIIIGLILATFLGRFDLSNVHSANLFIVPEPLFYGLSIETSLILPFAIIFLVTSLETIGDISATSELSHQPMKGEIYERRLRGGVFANGFNSLVSAFFNTFPNSCFGQNNAVIALSGVASRYVGYIVCIMLMICGIFPIVAEFALRIPEPVIGGAILVMFGTIAATGIKIISREELNKRSVMILSISLALGLGVSTQPLILEHLPDVFKNLFGSAVATAGFSAILLEILLPKDNK, from the coding sequence ATGAAAGATGAATTAATATATAAATTAGAAGATAGGCCTCCGTTTGTGCGTGCTGTTTTAGCTGCACTTGTTCATTTATTAGCTATGTTTGTAGCAGTAATAACTCCTTCATTATTAATAGGAAAAGAATTAGGACTTAGCCCTGAAAATGCTACTAGGATTATTTCTATGTCATTATTTGCTAGTGGGGTAGCTGGATTTATTCAAATGATGACTTTAAAGGTTGGAAAATTTCAAATTGGTTCAGGTTTATTAAGTGTTCAAGGAACAAGCTTTAATTTCGTTTCAGCAATCATTACAGGTGGTTTGGTGCTAAGAAATCAAAACCTAAGTGATGCAGAGATTTTAGCAGCAATTTTTGGAACTCTTATGTTATGTAGTATCACTGAAATGCTAGTATCAATTAGTTTAAAATATGTGAAAAGAATTATTTCAAATCTAGTTTGTGGAATTGTTGTAATGATAATAGGTCTTACTTTAATTAGTGCAGGACTTATTAGTGCAGGCGGTGGATTTGCTAGTATGAGCAAGGATATTCCTGCGAATTTACAATTTGCAAGTTTAGAAAACTTAGCTTTAAGTGGGGTAGTATTATTATCAATTGTAGTATTTAACTCTTTTAAAAAGCCTATTTTTAGAGTTGGAGCTTTATTTTTCTCAATTATTATTGGTTTAATACTTGCTACATTTTTAGGTAGATTTGATTTAAGTAATGTGCATTCAGCTAATTTATTTATAGTTCCTGAACCATTGTTTTATGGTCTTAGCATAGAAACTAGCCTAATTTTGCCATTTGCGATAATATTTTTAGTTACTTCACTAGAAACCATTGGCGATATTAGTGCTACAAGTGAGCTAAGTCATCAGCCAATGAAAGGCGAAATATATGAAAGAAGATTAAGGGGTGGGGTATTTGCTAATGGGTTTAACTCTTTAGTATCAGCATTTTTTAATACCTTTCCAAATTCTTGTTTTGGTCAAAACAACGCAGTAATTGCACTAAGCGGGGTTGCAAGTCGTTATGTTGGATATATTGTTTGTATTATGCTTATGATTTGCGGGATTTTTCCTATTGTTGCGGAGTTTGCTTTAAGAATACCTGAACCTGTAATTGGTGGTGCTATTTTAGTAATGTTTGGAACAATTGCTGCAACTGGAATTAAAATAATTTCAAGAGAAGAATTAAATAAGCGTTCTGTTATGATACTTTCAATCTCACTTGCTCTAGGTTTAGGAGTAAGCACTCAACCACTTATTTTAGAGCATTTACCTGATGTGTTTAAAAATCTATTTGGCTCAGCAGTTGCGACTGCAGGATTTAGTGCTATATTGCTTGAGATTTTATTACCTAAGGATAATAAATGA
- the lpxD gene encoding UDP-3-O-(3-hydroxymyristoyl)glucosamine N-acyltransferase: MKSLKELCENVGIKIEFEMQISNLNSLEDANENELSFCIKECDALKTTKAGAVLISEKLANLLPTNVKAVICEDPKYIFALFSKVFSKDLIRVGKDAIIGENTTIMPNVYIGKDVSIGSNCTILAGAYIGDGVCIKDNVIIYPNVTIYNDSVIGNHCIIHAGSVIGSDGFGYASNSKGHFKIYHNGYVELQDFVEIGSCVCIDRAVFSKTLIKTGTKIDNLVQIGHNCVLGQGCLVVSQTGLAGSSELGNAVVMGGQSATSGHLKIGDGAIIAARGGVSKDLAGGKVYGGFPIMEQSEWLKMQAKLKRINK; the protein is encoded by the coding sequence ATGAAAAGTTTAAAAGAATTATGTGAAAATGTAGGAATTAAAATAGAATTTGAAATGCAAATTTCAAATCTAAATTCCTTAGAAGATGCAAATGAAAATGAGCTTAGTTTTTGTATAAAAGAATGTGATGCTTTAAAAACTACTAAAGCAGGTGCAGTATTAATTAGTGAAAAATTAGCAAATCTTTTACCAACAAATGTAAAAGCAGTTATTTGCGAAGACCCAAAATATATTTTTGCATTGTTTAGTAAGGTATTTTCTAAGGATTTAATTAGAGTTGGTAAAGACGCAATCATAGGCGAAAATACAACAATAATGCCAAATGTTTATATAGGTAAAGATGTTAGCATAGGAAGTAATTGCACTATTTTAGCAGGTGCTTATATTGGCGATGGAGTTTGTATTAAAGATAATGTAATAATATACCCAAATGTTACAATTTACAATGATAGTGTAATAGGAAATCATTGTATAATTCATGCTGGAAGTGTTATTGGAAGCGATGGTTTTGGCTATGCAAGTAATAGCAAAGGACATTTTAAAATCTATCATAATGGTTATGTAGAATTACAAGATTTTGTTGAGATTGGTTCGTGCGTTTGTATTGATAGAGCAGTGTTTTCAAAAACACTTATAAAAACAGGCACTAAAATTGATAATTTAGTTCAAATAGGACATAATTGTGTTTTAGGTCAAGGTTGCTTAGTGGTATCTCAAACAGGACTTGCGGGTTCAAGTGAGCTTGGAAATGCTGTCGTAATGGGCGGTCAGAGTGCAACGAGTGGGCATTTAAAAATTGGCGATGGTGCTATTATTGCTGCTAGGGGCGGAGTTAGTAAAGATTTAGCTGGTGGCAAGGTTTATGGTGGATTTCCTATAATGGAGCAAAGTGAGTGGCTAAAAATGCAAGCAAAATTAAAAAGGATTAATAAATGA